The proteins below come from a single candidate division WOR-3 bacterium genomic window:
- the pbpC gene encoding penicillin-binding protein 1C encodes MSTRRIISISLLISLPLVIGLIFPTRNQLLHTRKIPSLRILDRNNELLREYLSREDATSRYCRLEQISPWLVKATLVNEDKRFFYHRGVDPIGIIRAIIQNIKARKIVAGGSTITQQLARALLRSPKRNIFYKLIETFLAINIELKLTKEEILELYFNYAPYGNQTYGVEAASHLYFRKPARDLSPAEAAYLSVLPKAPSYFDPYRYPQRIKNEYLKNLRRMYTTGIIDSLTYADALSQPIDLVPEEYNFSAPHFCEYIRTELIQKGYPDPAVVKTTLDLHIQQTIEQILKNNIKRLTDANVTNAAAMVIDNRTMEILAYVGSVDFFNPLICGEVDGVRALRQPGSAVKPFTYAIALENGATAATLIPDLPTYETTAGGDYTPRNYDEKYHGMVRLRTALACSYNIPAVRVCGEFGAARLLERLKKLGFKNLKKSPLYYGVGLTLGNGEVTLLELTRAYSVFSRNGVYLKTRALLSIDGQRYKPEAEPERVFSPEIAYIISDILSDNSARSPAFGEYSSLNFPFFCAAKTGTSKDFRDNWCVGFTDKYLVGVWVGNFDGSPMHHVSGITGAGPIFRDIILTLHRKEPPRRIPKPKNIVFKEICAVSGRLAAEYCKNRMSEIFIKGTEPTDSCRIHNEGVIADSAVGYLEVSKEEDREFTISFPDDGDIFKIDPVLRKEYQSLRFRVRTSHKLKEVTWFVDNEKVGSAASPYSITWRLVPGEHKITASAVTEKNLKLHSPAVTILVLE; translated from the coding sequence ATGTCCACACGCCGAATAATATCGATTTCACTGCTCATCTCCCTGCCGCTGGTCATCGGTTTGATCTTTCCCACGCGAAATCAACTGTTACACACCAGGAAAATCCCCTCTCTCAGAATCCTGGATAGGAACAACGAACTGCTGCGTGAATATCTCTCACGCGAAGATGCGACAAGCCGTTATTGTCGGCTCGAACAGATATCGCCGTGGCTTGTCAAAGCGACGCTCGTCAACGAAGACAAACGGTTCTTTTATCACCGGGGAGTCGACCCTATAGGAATCATCAGGGCGATCATCCAGAACATCAAAGCACGAAAGATCGTCGCAGGAGGTTCAACAATCACCCAGCAACTCGCGCGGGCGCTTCTCCGCTCTCCGAAACGCAATATATTCTATAAACTTATCGAGACGTTCCTTGCAATCAACATCGAACTGAAGTTGACAAAAGAAGAGATACTTGAACTCTACTTCAATTATGCACCATACGGTAACCAGACTTACGGCGTGGAAGCCGCTTCTCATCTCTACTTCCGAAAACCGGCGCGGGATCTGTCGCCTGCAGAAGCCGCTTATCTCAGCGTACTGCCGAAGGCTCCTTCTTATTTCGATCCTTACCGATACCCGCAACGGATAAAGAACGAATACCTTAAAAACTTACGCCGTATGTACACCACCGGTATCATCGACTCACTGACCTACGCCGATGCCCTGAGCCAGCCGATAGACCTGGTGCCTGAAGAATACAATTTTTCCGCTCCGCATTTTTGTGAATACATCCGTACAGAGTTAATCCAGAAAGGATATCCTGACCCGGCTGTCGTGAAGACCACGCTGGACCTGCATATCCAGCAAACCATAGAACAGATCCTGAAGAATAACATAAAAAGATTAACCGACGCAAATGTCACGAATGCAGCGGCGATGGTCATCGACAACAGAACAATGGAGATACTGGCGTATGTCGGCTCGGTCGACTTTTTCAATCCCCTGATCTGCGGAGAGGTCGACGGAGTCCGCGCCCTCAGGCAACCCGGTTCAGCTGTAAAACCGTTCACCTATGCAATCGCCCTTGAAAACGGAGCCACCGCGGCGACGCTCATCCCCGACCTGCCCACTTATGAAACCACTGCCGGCGGCGATTACACGCCGCGCAATTATGACGAAAAATACCACGGCATGGTCAGACTGCGCACCGCCCTCGCCTGTTCTTATAACATCCCCGCGGTCCGGGTCTGCGGAGAGTTCGGTGCAGCAAGACTGCTGGAGCGGCTCAAAAAACTGGGGTTCAAAAATCTCAAAAAATCACCTCTGTACTACGGCGTGGGATTGACGCTTGGAAACGGCGAGGTGACACTCCTCGAATTGACGCGTGCCTATTCGGTCTTCAGCCGCAACGGAGTTTATCTGAAGACCCGCGCGCTTCTGAGTATCGACGGACAAAGATACAAACCAGAAGCCGAGCCCGAAAGGGTCTTTTCACCGGAGATAGCGTACATCATCTCTGATATACTGAGTGACAACAGCGCCCGCAGCCCTGCATTCGGCGAATACAGTTCCCTGAATTTTCCTTTTTTCTGCGCGGCGAAGACCGGCACTTCCAAAGATTTCCGGGATAACTGGTGTGTGGGATTCACTGATAAATATCTGGTCGGCGTCTGGGTGGGGAATTTCGACGGCAGTCCCATGCACCATGTCTCCGGTATCACCGGTGCGGGACCGATCTTCAGGGACATCATACTTACACTCCACCGAAAAGAACCGCCACGCAGAATACCGAAGCCCAAAAATATCGTGTTCAAAGAGATCTGTGCGGTCTCAGGCAGGCTTGCGGCAGAATACTGTAAGAACAGAATGTCTGAAATATTCATAAAAGGAACCGAACCGACCGACTCATGCCGGATTCATAATGAAGGCGTCATCGCCGATAGTGCGGTCGGATATCTTGAGGTCTCAAAAGAAGAAGACCGGGAATTTACAATTTCCTTTCCCGATGACGGAGACATCTTTAAGATCGACCCTGTTCTCAGGAAAGAATATCAGTCACTTAGATTTAGAGTCCGCACCTCTCATAAACTTAAAGAAGTCACCTGGTTCGTCGATAATGAAAAGGTGGGGTCAGCCGCATCCCCTTATTCCATCACCTGGCGACTGGTTCCGGGTGAACACAAAATAACCGCCTCTGCCGTGACCGAAAAAAATCTGAAACTCCACTCTCCGGCGGTGACCATCCTTGTGCTTGAATAA
- a CDS encoding insulinase family protein, whose amino-acid sequence SSLDIVKFIEGLGGSFDAYTTKENLIIVTKFLSEHIADVFNLISELLLESEIAEKELIKEKSVILEEIKSNNEDPSDYVFDLLFKGLFPDHPMGLPIAGSEETVKRIDSKKTKEFYRALLKKEIVIAISGNFKYPEFVELAKSKFSHLNCGETNRTKPQTNMRRIIIQRKNEISQVHCVFGIPGVEYSSPLRYCFSILNAAFGGGMSSRLFQALREKEGLVYNVQSFIDLYSDCGVSGFYFTCDKKNLPAVAKQLKRIFSDIHKNGFRRDEIELAKTYLSGNLLLSLESSTNRMLRFGREMIQLKKINSIDSIINHLKSINEKKINELIKDYLTPQNYTIAAVGPVDKEEIEEIFGSINI is encoded by the coding sequence TCTTCCCTTGATATCGTCAAGTTTATCGAAGGACTGGGAGGCTCTTTTGATGCATATACGACAAAGGAAAATCTGATCATCGTCACGAAGTTCCTCTCTGAACACATCGCCGACGTCTTCAATCTGATTTCCGAACTGCTGCTCGAATCAGAGATCGCGGAAAAAGAACTGATAAAAGAAAAATCGGTCATCCTCGAGGAGATAAAATCAAACAATGAGGACCCCAGTGACTATGTATTCGACCTTCTTTTCAAAGGGCTCTTTCCCGACCACCCTATGGGACTGCCGATCGCCGGGTCAGAAGAGACCGTAAAAAGGATTGATTCAAAGAAGACAAAAGAGTTCTACCGGGCTCTGCTCAAAAAAGAGATTGTCATCGCAATAAGCGGTAATTTCAAATACCCGGAGTTTGTCGAACTGGCGAAATCCAAATTCAGCCACCTCAACTGCGGTGAGACGAACCGTACAAAACCTCAAACGAATATGCGCAGGATAATCATCCAGCGGAAAAACGAAATATCACAGGTGCACTGCGTTTTCGGAATACCGGGTGTTGAATACAGTTCTCCGCTGCGCTATTGTTTTTCAATTCTCAATGCGGCGTTCGGCGGAGGGATGTCCTCACGCCTGTTCCAGGCGTTGAGGGAAAAAGAAGGGCTCGTGTATAATGTCCAGTCATTCATCGACCTCTACAGCGACTGCGGTGTCTCCGGATTCTATTTTACCTGCGACAAAAAGAATCTTCCCGCTGTCGCGAAACAACTGAAACGAATCTTCAGTGATATCCATAAGAACGGTTTCCGCAGGGATGAGATAGAACTCGCCAAGACATATCTTTCCGGTAATCTCCTGTTGAGTCTTGAAAGTTCGACCAACCGAATGCTCCGTTTCGGCAGAGAGATGATTCAATTGAAGAAAATAAATTCAATCGACAGTATCATCAACCATCTTAAATCCATCAATGAGAAAAAAATCAATGAACTGATCAAAGATTATCTCACCCCTCAGAATTATACCATCGCCGCAGTCGGACCGGTGGATAAAGAAGAGATTGAAGAAATTTTCGGCTCGATAAATATTTAG